A window of Alphaproteobacteria bacterium contains these coding sequences:
- a CDS encoding glucosamine 6-phosphate synthetase — translation MCGIFGFYVDEKFTGSWKDLLNDLAKLSHSRGKEASGIAIRHQGKINVLRHKDSSIDLIKDDDFKSILKEIDITKGNLLVLGHARLCTNGDRSNIFNNQPVLDKDIVTVHNGIICNYEDIWKNYLNSSSKSDLDTAIIPPFLDESLKTLSIEESLQKFYDVIEGDASLACLFARQNVCTLTTNTGSLYYVEDSNGSIVFASQKTFINTISKKYFNNITTHQLKPGDIKKIELPSSIKTVFQDYNKVAKSSVELKRCTKCILPETFPGIAFDEKGVCNICNEYKSFKPYGRYALEELCDKNRKKDGSADCVLAFSGGRDSSYALHYLKCELGMNPITVTYDWGVVTDLARRNIARMCGKLGVENILVSADIDKKRTNVRLNLNAWFKNPDLGMVGLLMAGDKQFFYYPQKVKKELDIGLLFLASHRMEQSNFKSGFCGVHERNSWYFDVKITQKLRMIWYFLSNFIKTPSYINRSLLDTAYSFYCSYMMKHDLTVFYDYIPWDEDVINSTLKEHYNWETAASTTTTWRIGDGTASFYNYIYSTIAGFTEHDTFRSTQIRENMITRDEALAMVKRDNVMRIEAMEDYSKMIGFDLNKAINVINEAPKLYSNKR, via the coding sequence GGAAAAATTAATGTATTAAGACACAAAGATTCAAGTATTGATTTAATTAAGGATGATGACTTTAAGTCTATTTTAAAAGAAATTGATATTACAAAAGGAAATCTCTTAGTGTTGGGTCATGCCCGTCTTTGTACAAATGGTGATCGTTCAAATATATTTAACAATCAACCGGTTTTGGATAAAGATATTGTTACTGTTCATAATGGTATTATTTGTAATTACGAAGATATATGGAAAAACTATCTGAATTCCTCATCTAAATCTGATCTTGATACCGCAATTATACCACCATTTCTAGACGAAAGCCTTAAAACGCTTTCTATAGAGGAATCCCTACAGAAATTTTATGACGTAATAGAAGGTGATGCGTCCCTTGCTTGTTTATTTGCGCGTCAAAATGTATGTACGTTAACAACTAATACCGGATCTCTTTATTATGTTGAAGATTCAAATGGATCAATTGTTTTTGCTTCACAAAAAACTTTTATAAATACAATTTCTAAGAAATATTTTAACAATATCACAACACATCAACTTAAACCTGGCGATATAAAAAAAATAGAATTACCATCTTCTATTAAAACTGTTTTTCAAGATTATAATAAAGTTGCAAAAAGTTCTGTTGAACTCAAAAGATGTACTAAATGTATTTTGCCAGAGACTTTTCCTGGTATTGCCTTTGATGAAAAAGGCGTTTGTAATATTTGCAATGAGTATAAATCTTTCAAGCCTTATGGTCGTTATGCTTTAGAAGAATTATGTGACAAAAATCGTAAGAAAGATGGATCTGCAGATTGTGTTTTGGCCTTTAGTGGTGGCAGAGATAGTTCTTATGCGTTGCATTATTTAAAATGTGAGCTTGGCATGAATCCTATTACCGTCACCTATGATTGGGGCGTTGTAACAGATTTAGCGCGCCGAAATATAGCGCGTATGTGCGGTAAGTTAGGTGTTGAAAATATTCTTGTATCTGCGGATATAGATAAAAAAAGAACGAACGTTCGACTTAATTTAAATGCGTGGTTTAAAAATCCAGATTTAGGTATGGTTGGGTTGTTAATGGCAGGGGATAAGCAATTTTTTTATTATCCTCAAAAAGTTAAAAAAGAGCTTGATATAGGATTATTGTTTTTAGCGTCTCATAGAATGGAGCAAAGTAACTTTAAATCTGGATTTTGTGGTGTACATGAAAGAAATTCATGGTATTTTGATGTAAAAATTACACAAAAACTTAGAATGATTTGGTATTTTTTATCAAATTTTATAAAAACACCATCATATATTAACAGATCGTTGTTGGATACTGCTTATTCGTTCTATTGTTCATATATGATGAAACATGATCTTACTGTTTTTTATGATTATATACCATGGGATGAAGATGTTATTAATTCAACATTAAAAGAGCATTATAATTGGGAAACGGCAGCTTCAACTACAACCACTTGGCGTATAGGTGATGGAACAGCTTCTTTTTACAATTATATTTATTCGACAATTGCTGGCTTTACAGAGCATGATACATTTAGAAGCACGCAGATAAGAGAGAACATGATTACGCGTGATGAAGCATTAGCAATGGTAAAAAGAGACAATGTTATGCGTATTGAGGCCATGGAAGATTATTCGAAAATGATAGGATTTGATTTGAATAAAGCAATCAATGTCATTAATGAAGCGCCTAAATTGTACTCAAATAAAAGATAG
- a CDS encoding glycosyltransferase family 2 protein produces the protein MYKNKKIAVVVPSYNEATQISKVITTMPDYVDHIIIIDDKSTDNMSAVVEEYCKINPKIVLIRHEVNQGVGGSIATGYKWARDHECDATAVMAGDGQMDPNDLAELLDPVVSGEVDYSKANRLIYAKAYEIVPKVRFWGNAILSLLTKIASGYWHISDSQTGYTVINLKALQIIDWDLMYKRYGQPNDLLVRLNIHNFKVRDIPQKPVYNVGEQSKLKIRKAIFTISILLLKKFFWRLKEKYIIRDFHPLVFFYFFGFFSLGCSFLFSIRFFRLWIVNGEVPEITLILLLFMLAGGVQAIFLAMWMDQDYNKELR, from the coding sequence ATGTACAAAAATAAAAAAATAGCCGTTGTTGTTCCTTCTTATAATGAAGCAACACAAATATCAAAAGTTATTACAACAATGCCAGATTATGTTGATCATATCATTATTATTGATGATAAAAGTACAGATAATATGTCGGCCGTTGTTGAAGAATATTGCAAAATAAACCCTAAAATTGTGTTGATTCGTCATGAAGTTAATCAAGGTGTTGGCGGTTCTATTGCAACAGGTTATAAATGGGCACGTGATCATGAATGTGATGCAACGGCTGTTATGGCTGGTGACGGTCAGATGGATCCAAATGATTTGGCAGAGCTTTTAGATCCAGTTGTATCTGGTGAGGTTGATTATTCTAAGGCAAATCGTTTAATTTATGCAAAGGCTTATGAAATAGTGCCTAAGGTTCGTTTTTGGGGAAATGCTATTTTGTCATTGCTTACAAAGATAGCATCTGGATATTGGCATATATCTGATTCACAAACAGGTTATACAGTTATTAATCTTAAAGCACTTCAAATAATCGACTGGGATTTAATGTATAAACGTTATGGTCAACCAAATGATTTGCTTGTAAGGTTAAATATTCATAATTTTAAAGTGCGTGATATTCCTCAAAAACCTGTTTATAATGTTGGCGAACAATCAAAACTTAAAATTAGAAAAGCTATTTTTACAATAAGTATTTTATTGCTGAAAAAGTTTTTCTGGAGATTAAAAGAAAAATACATTATAAGAGATTTTCATCCTCTTGTTTTTTTCTATTTTTTTGGATTTTTTTCACTAGGCTGTTCTTTCTTGTTTTCAATTCGATTTTTCAGATTATGGATTGTCAATGGAGAGGTGCCTGAAATCACGTTGATTTTATTATTATTTATGCTCGCTGGTGGTGTTCAAGCCATTTTTTTAGCCATGTGGATGGATCAGGATTACAATAAGGAATTAAGATGA
- a CDS encoding oligosaccharide flippase family protein — protein sequence MNKAFIYSFGSVGALGIVGLLFNVLIPIFYGPEGLGLFNLIWSLFIVASQFSTFGLHYSTLKYTAEHAENHILQKTILSTALFNCGIMCIPSLLFCFIIPFVIPRLFKFENAQFCWFLAIPGLLFFSFNKIFLSFMNGLKLMERYAIGISLRYIFMLVTFLPFIMFNLDLKFISFVFLLPEIFLFFWCIFYNNQYIGISFLNFDWIQKHFAFSIKSFLAGASIELNSRVDVLILSYFQTEKEVGIYSFALFFVEGVLQVISVFRNILNPYLTELYYKKDIDELSKKIKKFGKNSLLISFVLSILCVPFFLILYYFFNEEFCLVSLIVFLIITLGVTISSFYLPIQFFANQIGSPIQQTRINLLILGSNIIFNIIFVYFFGLYGAAIGTSLSFFVTLFIIKSYARNILINAR from the coding sequence ATGAACAAGGCCTTTATTTATAGTTTTGGAAGCGTTGGTGCATTAGGCATTGTTGGCCTTTTGTTTAATGTTCTTATACCTATTTTTTATGGACCGGAAGGATTGGGTCTTTTTAACCTAATATGGTCTCTTTTTATTGTAGCGTCACAATTTTCAACATTTGGTCTTCATTATTCAACGCTTAAATATACGGCTGAGCATGCTGAAAATCATATCTTACAAAAAACAATTTTAAGTACAGCCCTTTTTAATTGTGGGATTATGTGTATTCCCTCTCTTCTTTTTTGTTTTATTATTCCATTCGTCATTCCCAGGCTTTTTAAATTTGAAAATGCTCAATTTTGTTGGTTTTTGGCAATTCCAGGTCTTCTTTTTTTTAGTTTTAATAAAATATTTCTTTCCTTTATGAATGGTCTAAAACTTATGGAACGATATGCTATCGGTATATCGCTTAGATATATTTTTATGCTGGTAACATTTTTACCTTTTATTATGTTTAACTTGGATTTAAAATTTATATCCTTTGTTTTTTTGCTTCCTGAAATTTTTTTATTTTTTTGGTGTATATTTTATAATAATCAATATATAGGTATATCATTTTTAAATTTTGATTGGATTCAAAAGCATTTTGCATTTTCTATAAAAAGTTTTTTAGCAGGCGCATCAATTGAGCTCAATAGTAGGGTAGATGTTTTAATTTTATCTTATTTTCAAACAGAAAAAGAAGTTGGTATATATAGTTTTGCACTTTTTTTTGTAGAAGGTGTTTTACAAGTAATTTCAGTTTTTAGAAATATATTAAATCCATATTTAACAGAGCTTTATTATAAAAAAGATATTGATGAATTATCAAAAAAAATAAAAAAATTTGGTAAAAACTCACTTCTAATATCTTTTGTATTATCTATTTTGTGTGTGCCGTTTTTTTTGATACTTTATTATTTTTTTAATGAAGAATTTTGTTTAGTGTCTTTGATTGTTTTTTTAATAATTACACTTGGTGTTACGATATCATCATTTTATCTTCCAATTCAATTTTTTGCAAATCAAATAGGAAGCCCCATTCAACAAACAAGAATAAATCTTTTAATATTGGGCTCTAACATTATATTTAATATAATTTTTGTTTATTTTTTTGGTTTATATGGAGCTGCAATTGGAACATCTCTTAGTTTTTTTGTAACTTTGTTTATTATTAAATCGTATGCAAGGAATATTTTAATAAATGCTCGATAG
- a CDS encoding glycosyltransferase family 2 protein has protein sequence MLYQNSSICPHVAILLCAYKGEDFIIEQLESIFAQNYVNISLWVSVDLDDSEPVNNKFYQKLINYQIDKKNEFIKMTIIVGPGKGCNQNFLSLVCNDDIQADYFAYCDQDDIWAPDKICRSVDALKDLPIDIPNLYCSRTRLVDVGGKNTGLSPLFKKKPSFANALVQNIGGGNTMLFNKAARDILKKIGNIEVVCHDWWTYLVVSSLGGIVIYDPIPTLRYRQHSNNMIGANFGWLARLLRIRLMFKGKVKKCNDINIKALEKIKSQMTLDNQNTLNKFSESRKNLIFYRLFGIYRSGVYRQTFIETLGLWAAVFLKKI, from the coding sequence TTGTTATATCAAAATTCTTCTATTTGTCCTCATGTTGCTATCCTTTTATGTGCTTATAAGGGAGAAGACTTTATTATTGAGCAGCTTGAATCTATTTTTGCGCAAAATTATGTGAATATTTCCTTGTGGGTAAGTGTAGATTTAGATGATTCTGAACCAGTTAATAATAAATTCTATCAAAAGTTAATTAATTATCAAATAGATAAAAAAAACGAATTTATTAAAATGACTATTATTGTGGGACCAGGAAAGGGATGTAATCAAAATTTTCTCTCTCTTGTTTGCAATGATGACATCCAGGCGGATTATTTTGCATATTGTGATCAGGACGATATTTGGGCGCCTGATAAAATATGTCGCTCTGTTGATGCTTTAAAAGACTTGCCGATAGATATTCCTAATCTTTATTGCTCCCGAACACGATTGGTTGATGTGGGTGGTAAAAACACTGGTCTTTCTCCCTTATTTAAGAAAAAACCAAGTTTTGCTAATGCTCTGGTTCAGAATATTGGCGGCGGTAATACGATGCTTTTCAATAAAGCAGCAAGGGACATTCTTAAAAAAATAGGAAATATTGAGGTGGTTTGTCATGATTGGTGGACTTACTTAGTTGTTTCATCGTTGGGGGGGATTGTTATATACGATCCTATTCCTACACTGAGATATAGACAGCATAGCAATAATATGATCGGTGCAAATTTTGGATGGTTGGCGCGTTTACTTCGTATTCGCCTTATGTTTAAAGGCAAAGTAAAAAAATGCAACGATATTAATATCAAGGCATTAGAGAAAATAAAGTCTCAGATGACCTTAGATAATCAAAATACATTGAATAAGTTTTCGGAATCAAGAAAGAATTTGATTTTTTATAGGCTCTTTGGTATATACAGATCTGGTGTTTATCGACAAACTTTTATAGAAACTTTGGGGCTTTGGGCTGCCGTATTTTTAAAAAAAATATAA